A genome region from Populus alba chromosome 5, ASM523922v2, whole genome shotgun sequence includes the following:
- the LOC118029995 gene encoding uncharacterized protein yields MPSFPAIALDRLLEPGASKFVDKSVPSSDDNYPVPKPKPPPPKSKPRLTKSNLERRNSASVVERKGNRPQISPSLYATPESTPLPDSPSSFPPSPYIINHKRRGPRLLKSFSEDDVASRKKELEKNEVNGNVDNGKNELVDSSYGHSVTFFIPGSVEGELLNVVNGSPSKEDVVNGSPSKEDVVNGVHHRPINAVHFNGKIDGEIASGTMQHGTSNTRTDFTLEKDVLKPTEQNGERDGDVDDFFDPQDSMSYTSNTDVEDTTAAECSMKLTAAIPVGEFYDAWEELSSESGPHPSPSPHLSGAELREMRLSLLMEIEKRKQAEEALTNMQNQWQIIRQELALVGLSLPAFPVDVPENDQPSDSNPAEEICQQIYLARFVSESIGRGIAKAEAEIELEAQVEEKNFEIARLWDRLHYYEAVNREMSQRNQEVIEMARRNRQLRKRRRKWIWVSIAAAITLGTTVLAWSYLPAMRGSSSASDSHAPEHDDTAN; encoded by the exons ATGCCATCTTTTCCTGCAATAGCTTTGGATAGGTTGTTAGAACCTGGAGCTTCAAAATTTGTCGACAAGTCAGTTCCTAGTTCGGACGACAACTATCCAGTTCCGAAACCGAAGCCTCCTCCACCAAAATCGAAGCCACGTTTAACCAAATCAAACCTAGAGAGGAGGAATAGTGCGTCGGTGGTAGAGAGGAAAGGTAATCGTCCTCAAATATCGCCTTCACTGTATGCGACTCCCGAATCGACCCCACTTCCTGATTCGCCATCTTCATTTCCTCCTTCGCCTTATATAATTAATCATAAGCGACGTGGGCCACGCCTTTTGAAGAGCTTTTCAGAGGATGATGTAGCTTCTAGGAAGAAGGAATTGGAGAAAAATGAGGTGAATGGGAATGTGGATAATGGAAAAAATGAGCTTGTTGATTCAAGTTATGGCCATTCAGTTACTTTTTTCATCCCTGGTTCTGTTGAAGGTGAGCTTTTGAATGTTGTCAATGGGAGTCCTAGCAAAGAGGATGTTGTAAATGGGAGTCCTAGTAAAGAGGATGTTGTAAATGGTGTCCATCATCGTCCTATCAACGCGGTGCATTTTAATGGAAAGATTGATGGGGAAATAGCGAGTGGTACTATGCAACATGGGACTAGTAATACAAGGACGGACTTTACCTTGGAAAAGGATGTGTTGAAGCCAACTGAGCAGAATGGGGAACGAGATGGAGACGTTGATGATTTCTTTGATCCACAGGACTCAATGAGTTATACTAGTAACACCGATGTTGAGGACACCACTGCAGCTGAGTGTTCTATGAAGCTTACTGCAGCTATACCAGTGGGAGAGTTTTATGATGCTTGGGAAG AACTATCTTCTGAGAGTGGGCCAcatccttctccttctcctcatCTCAGTGGAGCTGAATTGCGAGAAATGAGATTGAGTTTGTTGATGGAGATAGAGAAGCGGAAGCAAGCAGAGGAGGCTTTGACTAATATGCAAAACCAGTGGCAGATAATCAGGCAAGAATTAGCTCTGGTAGGGTTATCCCTCCCTGCTTTTCCTGTTGATGTGCCAGAGAATGATCAGCCATCAGATTCTAATCCTGCAGAGGAGATTTGCCAACAAATCTATCTTGCTCGGTTTGTATCAGAATCTATAGGAAGGGGCATTGCAAAAGCTGAGGCGGAGATAGAGTTGGAAGCTCAGGTTGAAGAAAAGAACTTTGAAATTGCTCGATTGTGGGATCGACTTCATTATTATGAGGCTGTGAATCGAGAAATGTCTCAGAGGAACCAAGAAGTCATAG AAATGGCACGGCGTAATAGGCAGTTAAGGAAAAGGAGGCGGAAGTGGATTTGGGTCTCAATTGCTGCTGCAATTACACTGGGCACAACAGTCTTGGCATGGTCGTATCTCCCAGCAATGAGAGGATCTTCTTCTGCCAGTGATTCTCATGCGCCAGAGCATGATGATACAGCTAATTGA